aaacacatcttcACCCAACAAACTTTTAATACATATATTAGACACAAGATAGACTTTAcaatcttaataaaataaaaaaatacattgccGACCAAATATGAAAATCATTACCACACACAAGGAtcaatttgacaaaaacaacGTCAGCCAAGACATCATCAAGAAGGTCAAGGTCAAACCAAACTCATCGCTTTGCGAGACCCTGTcgaaattcatatatatatatatatatatatatatatatatatatatatatatatatagtaccaTAGAAGAATATTAATGCGTTTGCTCCATTCATTGAATCAAAAGTAcagatgtttttcaatttgcaaAAGGGGTTTAATGGATACGGTTTATATCTCCCATGGGTCACCAATGATGGCGATCGATGAAAGCATACCAGCGAGGAAATTCTTGAAGACATGGCAACAAATTTTCAAAGAAAGACCTAAAGCCATTCTTGTTATTTCTGGCCATTGGGATACCAAAGAACCAACTGTTAATGTTGTTAATCGCAATGACACCATTTATGACTTCTATGGCTTCCCCAAATCCATGTATAAGGtacttttgatatatttttctctcaaaGTTTTCTGTTTTTTGATTTCTCAATGGTTTTTCTTATCAGGGTTGGTGAGTTTTCAGGTTGATTAAGTTTTGAGAGATTATGATCTGATATTTGGGTAGAAGAATGTCTTTAGTTCTTTGGTGTGGGCCAATTGCTTCTTTTATGTCTTATACATGTGGAGATGTTTTgaaagtctgtttttttttttttgaatgttttttcttatctgGGTTGGTGAAATTTTGTTCTAATTGTAGCTTGATAAACTCTTATAAGAGTGATAGATATGATGAGATATTCAGGAAAAAGAATAAGTTTTTGATTGTAATATACTAGACACCTGCAAATTGTTAAAACTGTGATTACACTGTTAAAGATATCCGCTATAATATATAGAGTTCTAAACCTTAGGGCTGTTGTTAGCTGTTGCTTTCTCCTGCAGCGGAGAGTTATTGATCTGTTGAAAGTTTCTTACATTGGAGAATTTCATCTTGGTGATGATTAAAAGGCAACAAAGTTTCTTACATTTACATTGAACAATTAATTAGCTAGCGTTTTCAAGTTGAAActtgtctttttattgttaattggatctttttatttatgtttccaATATTTTTCCCCTTCTTCCAGCTCAAATATACACCACCAGGTGCTCCACTATTGGCAAAGAGGGTGAAGGAACTGCTCATGGCAAATGGCTTCAAGCGTGTTCATGAAGATAAAACACGAGGAGTTGACCATGGCACATGGGTTCCTCTGATGTTCATGTATCCTGAGGCTGACATTCCAGTGTGCCAGCTCTCTGTTCAGACTGATAGAGATGGAACTTACCATTATAACTTGGGGAAGGCATTGGCCCCCCTCAGGGAGGAAGGTATCCTCATCATGGGATCTGGAGCTACTACTCACAACTTGGGGACCATGCAACCCAGTGGCAGTCCTGTTCCTTCATGGGCTTTGCAGTTTGATACCTGGCTTAAAAATGCCCTTCTTGAAGGAAGGTATGTTTCTCTTTGGAAAAGTCTTTGCTTGTAATATCCTAGACACCTGCAAATCAGGGCATCATATCTATTCATCCTGTAACTGATGTAGTCTCCGATGAATTGATGAAACTCATATATTCATAGGGGAGGGTGGTATGGAATATTGATCCGGCAGGGTTGTGACTTTTGTAATTATCAGTTTCTGGAGAACTTTCATTCTAAAAAACTTTTCTTGGGAGTTTTCCAATATCTAATTCTAGGTGATCTTGGATTTCAGAATGTGtgattgattagaaattgtGTGTTTGTTTCATTTGAGTAGTTGTGAATTCAAAACAATCACAATTTTTTCTTCAGAGCAACTCCACTTTTAATGATTGAAGTGAttgcattcttttttattaggatTTAGGCGTATCTTTTTCAAGATAACGATCAATTTTGCTCTCTTGATGCTTCTGCCAGTAACAACTTTGAACATGTGTTACAATTGCTGATAGAACTGGTTTTATGGTAACATTTGATGCTTGTTGAGGAAAGCACCAGGCAGCGGCCAACGCTGTTGCTTATCAGTGTGCTTAACTTGATCACTTTCATGGGGATGTTCTCTGTTGAATATATTCTCCAGATTCTTTCAATTTACTCTATTATTTGTACATCAAAATGTATTCTACATTTCCACTCAATTACACTAATCAAGGATAGCTATCAGTTTCCTCAGTTGATCTCCATGGTTTTGTCTCTCTTTTTGCGCAGATATGAAGACGTGAATCACTACGACTCCAGGGCACCGTATGGAAAAATGGCTCATCCTTGGCCAGACCACTTTTACCCTTTGCATGTGGCCATGGGGGCAGCGGGTGAAAATGCCAAGGCGAAGCTAGTGCACCATAGCTGGGACAATGGCACCCTTTCTTATGCTTCCTACCAGTTCACAGCACGTAAATGAAATCTTCATCAACAGTACAGTTGCTGCTGGAGTTCTTGTAGACAtgaatttgtattatttttttaactaaatattctGTATGTGCTagatgaattaaataaatttcagtAAATATGATAAGAGATATAGTATGGTTGAAATGTTGTTGAAATGTGATAAGAGAAGGTGGAGGATGCTTAACTTCAATGATTAAAACAGCAAGTCTAtcgtttcttttatttatagcaATAGCTGTGGATGAATCATAAGTTTTATATGGAGAGTGGTACTCTTTTTAAGTCCCCAACTTATACACTAACTGTCAATTAGGTGTCCAAActaattttttcatcaattggGTCCCTAATATTTGAAACTAATGTCATGTAGAAAATTTTGGTTAATTCTCAGGATCTTTGTCAACTCGGAAGCTGTCACAATCCATAGAAGATATATAAATAGTTGATGCTAGAACTATAAATTTACAACATAATTATTCATCTTCCTGATTTTTTACATGAATCATATGATCTGAATGTTTTCCTCTACACTATTTTGCAGCCACCTCTGctaattagaaaatcaaaatttgagttTCTGGATCTCAAAAACTCAAGTTTTTACCtgaaaatacctttaaaaaaccctaaaaaccttaataaactcattttcaactctTAAATAGCCTTTAatctctctaaaaataaaaaataaatgaatccaaaaaacttTAAGGACTTGATCAATCTATTTGTTTCGGCATTGTATAAGATATCACCACCTTGATTaaactttctaaaaaaacaaacttattaataccaagattaatatttttttagttaaaatatcatcattcaagcactttctctcttcttaatatttttaaagatattttctcGCATCTCTTGATATTTAaggaataaaacataaaaaaattaagtttgaaattgaaaaataaaagctaaaacaaTATGGACTGAACAATAGATAAACTAAAACTTTAGCGCGGGAATTATTGTTTTCCATGTCAATATTCAaaggtgggttttttttttgtcaaagttgacattcttcttttaatttttttttcaactatcaaaaaagatttattttacaatatcaatctttaatttattatctgaTATCACTCAAGACTTTGTATAtgagaaaatataattgaaaaaaatattaatatataaaatcatgctAATATGATttagaaggatgaaattgcaaataaaaagagtttaattatcaaaataggaaaaaaatagcATTATTCGGGTTTGAGTATATTTTGGTGATCttcaaataaatacaataaaaatgtCACTATTCATGTGAACGggaaaagtgaagaaaaatgGGAAAAATATGCTGGAAAAAGATTTTCCAAGTTCGTTTAGCATActtggtaattaaaaaaaaaataggaaaataacATGTAAACAGTGCGAGAAAAGTGGGGGGAAAAGGCACTATGAACAAtgacaatttgaaaaaaaaaaaagagagataaaaattaattgttcatATAAACAGAGCAGTGCGGGGGAAATACAGAATAGAGAAACATATTTGCGAAAAAATGCGTTGTTCATGTGATTAGTTTTGTTAATAATAgtattttgaagagaaaaaaaaccactgTCGTTTGAACAATGCAGAGaaagaaagtgaagaaaaagtaaaagtatttgcaaaaaaaaaaaaaaatcattgtttataTGAATTTATATGAATACTGACAAAACCCTACAATGCACAGTGACACAATATGAGGGAAAGTgcggagaaaagaaaaatatttacgaaaaaaataaatgttcacatgaacagtgaCACGATCCCAGATCTTTTAGCTTTTGGAAGTGACAAAAAATCCTAGTGAAAGTGCAGAAAAGGAATAATATTTgcgggaaaaaaaatagagatattcACATGAATAGAAAAATGAACAGTGACACAATTTAACATCTTCTACTTTTTGAACATTGACACAAACTAAAGTAAAgtgcaaaaaaggaaaaatatttcccaaaaaaaaaggctaaCAGTACAATGCACAATGACACAATCTTAATTAATCAAGAAATGTTTGAagtaaccatctaggtggtggcctaatggtaagagtttgggactaAGAAGTTTACTCTCTCTTAtatctcaggttcaaaccctatggctgctcatatgatggccactggaggtttacatggtcgttaactttagggcccgtggaattagtcgaggtgcgcgcaagctggcccggacacccacaataataaaaaaaaaaattgtttggagTGTATAAACGggatgtttttaaatatatatatatatatatatatatatatatatatatatatatatatatatatatatatatatatatatatatatatgatcttaTTGTCGACTCATGCTGTAGAGTGAGATCTCAAGTTTGAATTGCTGAAAAGTCCAGAGTTTTTCATGTAAGAAAATGGGGTGCGAAGATTTTTGAACTCGACAAAGGGGTATCGAGGTTGAGCTTAGGATACCTGATTAAGAAAAGTTAAGTAGCGGGATTAGGGGTGTGATTACGGTAAACACATGCTCTAATCGATGCTTCCATGATCCTAAGATTAATACAACAATATTAAACAAGGGAACTTGCAATCAATTTctataatttcttaatttacCTTATAGTGTTGGATGGTGGATTTGCTAAACTGCTAATCATGATCTCTTTTCTTTGCTAATTTGCCTTAAATGTTATTGATTCATGCCAAGACCATCACAAAGTTTTCATTATTAGTACATGCCTTAGACCTGGCCAATTagtatgttgatttttttccattttgttcCTTTACTTTTTATCCTAGAATAATAATCAAATGCACAACTTATCTTAAAATACAAGTACCATGgcggatatttttttaatgataaaatatgaatattgtTAAGCTCGTCCCGCAACTtgttaaaatctaatttgaaatttatatttacattatatagatatttatagaatatttagatattttaaaaacaatatatatgtgtgtgtgtgtaaattttatattatcatttaatatatatacagacgcttcaaatatatatttgaattattgaattttttattgaataataaataatagatatccattaaatatctaaattctaataaataatttataaatatctaaattttttattcaataaacaaaataaataaaatataaatattaaaaaattccaaCTCGCGGATACCATTCCTGCATCCACACCAACTAAAATGAAATATCTTAGGAGCCACTGTGTTTCTGCTGGTTCTTTCAGGTGATGAGACACTGAATGAGACTTTTAGCGTTGCAGCAGATCTTGATTTTGTAACCTTACTGATCAAAGGGCAGGGAACACTGTACTGTGCTTGGACTTTGCACTGTGCTTGGACCATTATAagattatttcttgttttttccatAAAATCTACAGTATCTATACTGCGACTTCACATAATTTGTCTCCCTTTTATGGAGATCTTGAATGTTCCCTCGGTATTGATCAACACAATACAAGGTAAGACTTCATTTGCGACCTAGAGAGGGAAAGGATAATGACCTAGAAGAAAAGGGATATGTTTGAGGAAAGACAACACAAACTGAATTCTCTTACAAGGCTTGCAGATGATCCGTTTCAGGTGGTCTAGCCTCCCTCCATATGCATCCTCGTGAAGGCTAAGATGAAAGGGCATGAAAGATATGGGATTGTTGCACAGTAAGATCACAGGCACGCAATAGATTTCATTCACCCTAAAGAACCTGCATGCagtaaaaaaaagggaagaaaaatggaagaaatCTCATCCACGATGCAGAGATCCTGGCATTTATGCGACCATAAATGATGTTTATGTTAGCCCACAAAAGCATGGAGCATCAAATACACAAATGCAAAGTACCTTCCAAGTCAAAGCTATATAATTGTTTCATGTGAAATATAGTGTCATCCAGCAACATCATGAAGATATTTGGACAATGTTTCAACTATTTACTCACTCCGAAATCTCAAATATACAAATACTAAGGTTAAAGCTATATATTGCTATCACCCATCATAAAGTCCAGCAGCTTAAATTTATAGGAAGTATCAATAATCTACACAAGGACAAATCCATTCTCTTAATCTACGTACAAGAACCATTTCACAACAACACTCAGTTAATTTTACGACAATCTGCTCTTACTTCTCCTTGTGATCCCTCCTTGACATCGAGCAAGCTCATTTTCACCATTGCCTGttgaaaatcaaggaaaaactTAGCCTGGTTCATAGCGTAGCCCTTGACAATTGATTTTGTTCTTGGATTATTGTATAGGGTTTGGTCTGAAAAAAGAACTCCCGATTTCCTCTGCAATGCTTGGAAGTAGAAgttatcaaaattatttcttgTCATATCAAATGTTTGTTCTGCATCGTCTCCACCACTACATGTTTTGGACAAAGTCTTTGAAAAGTCTGAATCCATAGTCGGATCAACAGGGTCACTCAACCTATTTTTGAACGTTAAACACCTTGCCACCCCTAGTGTGTGCCCCCCTGCATAGACCAATTTGTCACAAAACTATAAGATTTCaagggaagaaaaggaaagaattagAGCAGAATCATCCTTAAGAAACCTTCTTTTAAGGATTGATCCCAGGTCCAGTTAAATACAAAGAAgatcccatatatatatatatatgggattGGGTCACCGCTTACCAGACAAGGCAACCATGTCTTGGGCACTAAAACCACGGAGGCCAAAGACTCTAACGAGCTCCGAGGCATTAAAAGTTGGAGCAGGCGCATTGAGAGCATCTTCAATTTTAGACCTCCTTccatcttttcttccttttggtaTGTCATATACTGGACCTCCTGACTGTAATTCCCACCATGACCAGACCATCATATATCAGTAGATGTTAAACTGGTGTTATTAAACCCAGCCTGACCACGCAGGTTAACTCAAGACCCGATCAACCCGGAAACTGGTCGGGGTTgggtttcaaaaaataaaaatcaaaacctgGATTGAATTGTTACCAAAGCAACAGCCTCTCTAGCAGCCATTGCAACAATGTCAGCGCATGAGACAACACCAGGGCATTGCTCTTCAAGTTGCTCCTTTACATCATCAATGAGTTCAAAGCCTCTCACGCTTTGATTTCCTGGAGATTCCTTCTCCGCTGTGTTATCCTTTGTTGAGTCGATCAGGACAGACCCATCGCATCCCTATTTAAATTATTTCGAACAGtcccaccaagaaaaaaaagaagattaagaGACAGTTGAACTgcttaattttaatgaattaatacacacacacacacagtatCAGAATCAAATATTTTGCTACATAAACAtattatgaattaaattaagaaaaatatgaaaatcatgattattaattttgcaTGAAGTACAAGTTATCAACATATACTAATGGAtgagtttttcatttttattttctaaacccACTTGTTTCCAGGCGATTTAACTCCATGAAGCATAATTTCCAAATATAGTTCAAGGTTAAACCGGATTAAAACTTGGATAGTGAATTAGCTAGGATTAACCAAGGTCaacattcatttaaaaaaatatttttttaaaaaatccatgtttttttactaaTCTAGCCCCATCTAGATCCTAGATTAAAGGATTAATTCAGAACTGCATGATGGAGTACCTTTTCTATGCCAAGGCTGTTTTTCCTCCTAAATTTGAAGGCCTTGGAAGAATATCATATTTGTGACATAAGCGAGTTAGAAAGTATAAAGTAAACTTTGTTTAATATCCATAAATCTCATGtagaaattaaaccaaaaatttccaaattaaaattttgagctTAATATGTATATTTTCAATAATCCTAGTAATATTATATCCAAATTAACTCTATCACCTACCATGCGGAACCCTAGTAATAAAGATTATGCATGAATGTGAGAGAGGTGTATGGATAATTAATGAgatagtaaattaaaaaagaaaaaagaaaaaggcaattACTTGTATCCAGCAATCATGGAAATGCATTCTAACAAGACCAGCTGCTAAGGTAGGATCAGACTTCAAAGCACTTGTTACTGTGTTCCTCACAATTGCCTCAGCAAATGGGCAGCTGAAAACGTAGTAGTTCATGCTGAGGCCATTCGCTCCATCTCTATAACCACCTGCTATTAACtccatcaataaaaacaaagcaaGAAAATTAGCCATAGCCATGTTTGCTAGATTTGAAGGGAATATTTGATGAGCAGCAGCGTGTGTATGGCAAAGGCCAACAAAAGCTAGGTAGGGTGACGATGCAATGGGAGATATTAATTTGAAAGTAGAATTGATTGAAGAGTGAAGAGGAAGGTAGCAAAGTGTGTGCCTGTGTGTGTCAATgtcaataattgaaaaacagGTTGCCCCAAAGAAATACACTACAGCAATTGAATGAAGAGTCTATGTGTTGAATAGTATTTGCTGTTGccgtttgaaaaaaaataaattatatatattgtagTTCTTCTAATAAGATTTTAAGAGAGATTTTAGTGGAATTtgtgtaaaatatattaattaactaaacacttttaaatctgtAATTTGaggaaaccaaaaaaaacagacaaaaaataaaatagataaagcATGCAAAGTTAAAAGAGTGGATGGTCTATCATTTTCTCCACCTAACACTGATATAATATAGATAGATAGCTGGTTGTgattaatatacattttaataataataaccttACTTTATGTCAATTATAGCTAGATTCAATAATGCATGCTAATGAACTCATTGATTTGCCACTATATATGGAGACACGTATATATCAAAGTCACAGCAAGTAGTCATTCTTGAATATTCAATCGATCTTATCATGGTGCCTGCTATCAAAATCATGTAATTCCTTGTTTATAGGTAGGTgaagatatttttgtttataatattagaGTTTTATTGACtagaaaataatgattttgaattttattatttttattttatttgataaaaattaaatataaaataatatgagtctatataaatattaaattcataaagatattaaaaaataatataaattatatattaaaatcttatttaaaaatttaagtttttatattgaGATAATTTTCATAATATATAGTGAGAGATTTCGTAACCgtctttttatatgatttttaataaataacgagtttataatattcatattcttttttGAGAGATTGAGTTTACACCTCTTCTTTTTTAGCTAAaagtaattaattcaaaatatttcgtgtcagaattttaattaaatattaatgtcaaagaaaaatgattgaTCCCTTTCTTTCCCTAAactattgttatttttcaaacaatGGTTGGTTTGAGAAAGTATCTTAATTTTGTTCATCAACTCCTTGACCAGCTAAATATATTGACCTAATTGAAAATCTACACAAAATCTCATCAAAACATAATACAGTTCCAATAATTTGGGCTTCAGTATATGGCTCTAATGAAAACTAATCTTTTCATGTACATAATatagttctttttctttcttttttttgccttGGTTAGGATACATAAGAGATATACAGAAACACCACTAGCATCATAATGTGGGAGGAAGGCCCCAACCGCACTGATGCACCTTTAAGGCCATAATTTATTATGTACACATTCAACCTATCGTTGGAGGAAAAAACTGGCCCAAGAAGATgaacaaaaaggagaaaaacaaaatttaaagaaaaaaaaaacatttacagaGTCTAAATTTCAGAAACATGAGATGTTGTCATGCTGTTCCCACAGCTTCTGCCATTGTCACCGGCAAAAAGTCATCGTGTCTCGTCACTTTACTACTGCACTAGGTTTGGTCACCAAGCTGACGCCTCTGCATCCCACACAAACGAACTTAGCGGGCACTGGATCCGAATCTGGGATGCCAGAACACCTAGTGTGCTGCCACACCCCACAAACATCACAAGCTAACATTCTTTCTCCATCATCATCCTTGGCACCGCAGCGGCAGTCCACAGTCCATCTCTCAGTTCCTCTTTCCATCCTAAATTTACCAAGACCATTTTTTCCCAGACATCTACCTTGGACTCGAACAGATTCAGTTGACCCTATCAAGTGCTTGACCGAGGTGGAATCATCAACACCACTATAACCAAGAAGCTCTTCGGCATGAAATCTCCTGAACATCAAATACACATCTTGAAATGCCCTGGACGCTTCAAGCTTGAGATCAAAAACGATAGCATTTGAGGGCAGGATGATTATTTCTGGGGGAAGATCTGGGACATTTTCTTCCAACTGATCCACAATTTCCACCTCACATGACAGGCGTATAGTAGGTGGATTTGAGGGTGATGCTGTTGTTTCACATTTGTTGTAGTCTTTCATGAACTGCTTGCAGTCAAGAAGTTTTCTAGCTGAGCTGATTGCATCACTTGTGGCCTCAGGTCCAAAGCTCATCATGGTTTGAGGGTGTAGCATGTTATCGTAAAGGAATCTCAGGTCCTGTATAAGGTTTCCTTCGGATGGGCAGGTAATGACAGAAGAGCCAGTGGTAGAAGGGCTATTTAGGGAAGGATTTCCTGGTTCCAGTCTGTAAAATATTAAAGCACATTCAATAGATCAGTGTTGCACTGAAAATCACACTACATAAAATACAAAGAGATGCAGATCTTAGCCCTAGTAATTACTAGTACCATCCAGCTCCATCAAAACCATAAACTCTATCTATATTGGCATTCCTAAgcaatttttcatcaaaaagaaaagtattaaaaattactttcaaaAGCATTCATGTCTTTCCAAGATCTAGTTATTACACAAAGAAGATGATTGCTATGTTGAACATTAGCTTAATCATTGccaaattaaataagaataggATACTACAGTTAGTATAATATAACTACTGAATACTCCCagaaaaactcttcaaatttGAAAATGTTATATATATGCCGCCaatcatgaattaattaatgcagAGATTAATTGCTAACCTGTACTCAAAAGCACCTGAACTAGGATTGCATCGCGACCTAACAATCATTCCATCTGCTGCAAATTTCCCTCCTATTTCCTTTAGACAATGATCAAGGAGCTCTGGAGGAGCCACTTTGCAAACAGCGCCTCTAAGCGCGCGCCAACTTACCCAGTTGGACCCAGAAACTGCTCGCAGTACTCTAAACATGGCTTC
This genomic interval from Populus nigra chromosome 11, ddPopNigr1.1, whole genome shotgun sequence contains the following:
- the LOC133668614 gene encoding 4,5-DOPA dioxygenase extradiol-like, giving the protein MRLLHSLNQKYRCFSICKRGLMDTVYISHGSPMMAIDESIPARKFLKTWQQIFKERPKAILVISGHWDTKEPTVNVVNRNDTIYDFYGFPKSMYKLKYTPPGAPLLAKRVKELLMANGFKRVHEDKTRGVDHGTWVPLMFMYPEADIPVCQLSVQTDRDGTYHYNLGKALAPLREEGILIMGSGATTHNLGTMQPSGSPVPSWALQFDTWLKNALLEGRYEDVNHYDSRAPYGKMAHPWPDHFYPLHVAMGAAGENAKAKLVHHSWDNGTLSYASYQFTARK
- the LOC133668149 gene encoding peroxidase 47-like — encoded protein: MAMANFLALFLLMELIAGGYRDGANGLSMNYYVFSCPFAEAIVRNTVTSALKSDPTLAAGLVRMHFHDCWIQGCDGSVLIDSTKDNTAEKESPGNQSVRGFELIDDVKEQLEEQCPGVVSCADIVAMAAREAVALSGGPVYDIPKGRKDGRRSKIEDALNAPAPTFNASELVRVFGLRGFSAQDMVALSGGHTLGVARCLTFKNRLSDPVDPTMDSDFSKTLSKTCSGGDDAEQTFDMTRNNFDNFYFQALQRKSGVLFSDQTLYNNPRTKSIVKGYAMNQAKFFLDFQQAMVKMSLLDVKEGSQGEVRADCRKIN